The genomic interval GCAGACCTTCCATCAGCGTCATGAGCTTCTCGTTGTCTTCAATGGCGCTGAACAAATCACGCAAACGTTCAGGATTGCTGAATTCGGGCTGGTCGAGGAGTGCGAGTCGCGTGGCGACGACCAGGTTCAGCGACGGATCCGCTTCGCGCGCCAGATCCAGGGCTCGCTGGCCCAGATCGATGGCCCGAGCGAGCAGGCTACCCGCCTGATTGTGCAGGTGGGCGGATTCTATCGCCATTGCATCGCGCACTTCGATCAAGGTGCGACCGATGATTCGCTCGTTCAGCACCGATGCAATGCGATCGAGTTCGCGCTGAGGTCCACTGTGACGATCTTCGAGGGAGCTGCGGAAGGCGCGACCCGATCTCGAAATCAACACCACCAACACGCGCTCGCTCGACAGCCTGATCAGTGAAATGTGCTGAAGCCGTACGCGTTCGAGGCGGGGCAACATGACAAAGCCGAGCTGACGCGTGTTGTCGGAAAGAAATTGAGAAACCACGTACATGGCGCCGTCGAGATCTGCGTCATCACAGCTATGACGCAGCCTGCGTTGCTGTTCCGCCGCCAGCTCGCGGGGTTGCAACAGATGATCCACAAACAACCGCAACCCCATTTCGGTCGGAACCCGACCCGAAGAGGAATGCGGCTTTTCAAGTAAACCCAACTCGGTGAGTTCGCTCATGGTATTGCGAATACTCGCGCTCGAAAGCGGAGTGACGAGCAGGTTGGAGATGGTGGCCGACCCCACGGGCGCAGCCGCACCGACATACGCGGCAACTACCGCGCGCATGACCCGGGCCTGCCGATCGCTCAGCAGATCTGCACCTAGTATTTCGACTCCAGCTGGCACTGCACAACACCCCAAAGTGGTCTGGTCAATCATACAAAATTGGCAAAGACGGTGTCGGAAAGGAGCATGCCCCGCTCCGTCAGACACAGATCCCCTGTAGCGTTTTCGGCAATTAGACTCGAGTGCATGAGCCGGTCGATCTGTTGGGAGTAGAACTTTCTCGGCACACCGCCAAACTCTGTCTCGAAAGCGGCCGCCGCGAGTCCCGATGCCCGGCGCAGCCCCAGAAACATGGCCTCGCCCCGGGCTTGCGCCTCGCTCAGGCGGTCGATTTCCACCGCACTCCGGTCGCCGCCCTCGATGCTGTCGAGGTAGGGACCGAGGCTGCGGGGATTCATCCGCCGACCGCCGAAGGGGAGTTCGCTGTGCGGGAGTTCGCTCGACCAGGCCCCCATACCTGTGCCCAATACGGCACGCCGGGCCCAGTAGCGGGAATTGTGGGCAGATTCGAAGCCCGGGCGGGCGTAGTTCGAGATCTCGTAGCGCGAAAG from Myxococcales bacterium carries:
- the hrcA gene encoding heat-inducible transcription repressor HrcA, with translation MPAGVEILGADLLSDRQARVMRAVVAAYVGAAAPVGSATISNLLVTPLSSASIRNTMSELTELGLLEKPHSSSGRVPTEMGLRLFVDHLLQPRELAAEQQRRLRHSCDDADLDGAMYVVSQFLSDNTRQLGFVMLPRLERVRLQHISLIRLSSERVLVVLISRSGRAFRSSLEDRHSGPQRELDRIASVLNERIIGRTLIEVRDAMAIESAHLHNQAGSLLARAIDLGQRALDLAREADPSLNLVVATRLALLDQPEFSNPERLRDLFSAIEDNEKLMTLMEGLLDSGRGGVNVALGDELTDPGLRHCALVSSPYGIFDNDTEAQGLVGVIGPSRMDYPRIIPLVSYCSQLVAEKFNENVAAEETNL